A window of Chloroflexota bacterium contains these coding sequences:
- a CDS encoding inositol monophosphatase: MEMDRLMLETAVHLAREAGRIARGALAFSLPVSWKGRHDLVTETDLAAQRVIVRGLRERFPHHAILAEEGEAGEVGGAEWQWIIDPLDGTTNYARGMPSYCVSIALQHWGESFIGVVYDPVRDHLFHARRGEGAWLNGRRLRVSRTEGLAEAIVGYDWPRGDRGRRVLTGMIDRLSWDVIAIRSMGAAALGLCYVAAGWYDAYMNPELRIWDIAAGFLLVEEAGGATEAWEEPALGPVVRACLASNGRLQGALRDTYMGLRRDIGLAG; the protein is encoded by the coding sequence GTGGAAATGGACCGCCTGATGTTGGAGACGGCCGTTCACCTGGCGCGGGAGGCGGGGCGGATCGCACGAGGGGCGCTTGCCTTCTCGTTGCCCGTCTCCTGGAAAGGGCGGCATGATCTGGTGACGGAGACGGACCTAGCCGCGCAACGGGTGATCGTGCGAGGGCTGCGTGAGCGCTTCCCGCATCATGCCATCCTGGCCGAGGAGGGGGAGGCCGGGGAGGTCGGCGGGGCCGAGTGGCAGTGGATCATCGATCCATTAGATGGCACCACGAACTACGCTCGGGGAATGCCCAGCTACTGCGTGAGCATCGCGCTGCAGCATTGGGGGGAATCCTTTATCGGCGTCGTATATGATCCTGTGCGGGATCACCTCTTTCACGCCCGCCGCGGCGAGGGAGCCTGGTTAAACGGGCGGCGTCTGCGGGTGAGTCGGACGGAGGGTCTGGCCGAGGCGATCGTGGGATACGATTGGCCGCGAGGGGATCGCGGGCGACGGGTGCTGACGGGGATGATCGATCGTCTGTCCTGGGACGTGATCGCCATCCGCTCCATGGGGGCGGCCGCGTTGGGGCTCTGCTATGTGGCGGCCGGGTGGTATGACGCCTATATGAACCCCGAATTGCGCATCTGGGACATCGCGGCGGGGTTCTTACTGGTGGAGGAGGCTGGGGGCGCGACGGAGGCCTGGGAAGAGCCCGCCTTGGGGCCCGTGGTGCGGGCGTGCCTGGCCAGCAATGGACGGCTCCAGGGCGCTTTACGTGATACATACATGGGCCTGCGGCGCGACATTGGGTTGGCGGGCTAG
- a CDS encoding carbon-nitrogen hydrolase, protein MSAHSTPPHVTVGFGQLRPRLGDVDANLDRHLEFIAQARDLGVDLLVFPELSLTGYFLKDLVPVVARPADTADPVLGRLAEESRDMDLVVGFIERDQRYRFFVATAYLSAGHIVHVHRKLYLPTYSMFDEGRYLAAGRDIGSFETRFGRVGVLICEDFWHISPPYLLWLDGADLMIHVSSSPGRGLSDPGDGRLSSMRFVEDLNRVYAAVFTSFVVHVNRVGFEDGVNFWGGSFCVGPAGELLGKAPYFEESLATAQLDLAELRRVRSRLPLLRDERAELTARVLQRILSRSKPG, encoded by the coding sequence ATGAGCGCTCATTCGACACCTCCACACGTGACCGTTGGGTTCGGACAGCTTCGCCCGCGGCTGGGGGACGTGGATGCGAACCTGGATCGTCACCTGGAGTTCATCGCTCAGGCGCGCGATCTGGGGGTTGATCTCCTGGTCTTCCCCGAGCTCTCGCTCACCGGCTATTTTTTGAAGGACCTGGTCCCGGTGGTGGCCCGGCCGGCGGATACCGCCGATCCGGTGTTGGGGAGGCTGGCCGAGGAGAGTCGCGACATGGACCTGGTGGTGGGGTTCATCGAACGGGATCAGCGGTATCGGTTCTTCGTCGCGACCGCCTATCTCTCCGCCGGGCATATCGTGCATGTGCATCGCAAGCTGTACCTGCCGACTTACAGCATGTTTGATGAGGGGCGTTACCTGGCCGCTGGAAGGGACATCGGCTCTTTTGAGACGCGATTCGGCCGGGTGGGCGTGCTCATTTGCGAGGATTTCTGGCACATCTCGCCGCCTTACCTGTTGTGGCTGGATGGCGCCGACCTGATGATCCACGTCTCGTCGAGCCCGGGGCGGGGGCTGAGCGATCCGGGCGATGGCCGGCTGAGCAGCATGCGCTTTGTGGAGGATCTGAACCGGGTGTACGCGGCCGTGTTCACCTCCTTCGTCGTCCACGTCAACCGGGTGGGCTTCGAGGACGGCGTGAACTTTTGGGGCGGATCGTTCTGCGTCGGACCGGCTGGCGAGCTGCTGGGGAAGGCGCCTTACTTCGAGGAGTCCCTGGCCACGGCCCAGCTGGATCTGGCGGAGTTGCGGCGGGTTCGGTCTCGCCTTCCGCTGCTGCGCGATGAGCGGGCGGAGTTGACCGCGCGCGTTCTGCAGCGCATCCTCAGCCGTTCTAAGCCCGGTTAG